A genomic region of Paroedura picta isolate Pp20150507F chromosome 4, Ppicta_v3.0, whole genome shotgun sequence contains the following coding sequences:
- the LOC143836651 gene encoding protein-glutamine gamma-glutamyltransferase 5-like, giving the protein MARGLQLASIDWQSPRNNQRHRTAGISTQRPIVRRGEAFDLRLHFRARGYQPGVDAIHLIAETGPQPERPSGTRAVFRLHLGPPEARSLWSAGYISNGPRSTDVAVLPPARAPIGRYQLKIHIDSGEGQVAAYLLGDFLLLFNAWCPEDDVYLASEAERQEYVMNEDGILYQGNRDWIRPSPWNYGQFEEDIVDICLETLDRNLNYRRNPARDCSLRGSAAYVSRVLSAMINSNDDQGVLLGNWSEDYSGGVRPTEWSSSLPILRQWSRSGGQPVRYGQCWVFAAVMCTVMRCLGIPTRVVTNFNSGHDTDGNLVIDVFYDKTGRLLPGKNKDSIWNFHVWDECWMARRDLPVGYSGWQVLDATPQERSNGVYCCGPAPVTAIREGDVQHPYDAPFVFSMVNADRAAWLLSGTRKEKLHWDENSIGIHISTKSVGSQDREDITSAYKHGEGSAEERQAFRKALAARFGAEAKPAASGVPAPFPTPADGRSTSTPPAEAPLSLQLQLVETAEIGQDLHLMLVAQNLQVAHQEVKLSLSAQPVLHNGTPRPPFWQDTHYLSFLPKEEKRLSWRIAYGQYGQHLEEDQQVQVVALVEEKASLQKILLEKTITLASPTLTLSVLAPVVVNQPFPLHVEFVNPLPQPASSCTLVMEGGGLVKGQASIELGSLQAQEKGSVKVHLTPYKSGPRQLHVTLTSSHFPPIKGWKRLEVAPQPGGS; this is encoded by the exons ATGGCAAGAG GGCTGCAGCTGGCATCCATTGACTGGCAGAGCCCCAGGAACAACCAGCGACACCGTACAGCCGGGATCAGCACCCAGCGGCCCATCGTCCGCAGAGGGGAGGCTTTTGACCTCCGCCTCCACTTCCGCGCCAGGGGCTACCAGCCCGGGGTGGATGCCATCCACCTGATCGCAGAGACCG GGCCCCAGCCGGAGCGGCCATCGGGCACACGAGCGGTCTTCCGTCTCCATCTGGGGCCGCCTGAAGCCAGGAGCCTGTGGAGCGCCGGCTACATCTCCAACGGGCCCCGATCCACGGATGTGGCAGTGTTGCCGCCAGCCAGGGCCCCCATCGGCCGCTACCAGCTCAAGATCCACATTGACTCCGGCGAGGGCCAGGTGGCCGCCTACCTCCTGGGAGACTTTCTCTTGCTCTTCAATGCTTGGTGCCCAG AGGATGACGTGTACCTGGCAAGTGAGGCCGAGCGGCAGGAGTACGTCATGAACGAAGATGGCATCCTCTACCAAGGCAACCGGGACTGGATCCGGCCGTCTCCCTGGAATTATGGACAG tttgaggAAGACATTGTGGACATCTGCTTGGAGACCCTGGACAGAAACTTGAATTACCGCCGCAATCCTGCCAGGGACTGCTCCCTGCGTGGCAGTGCAGCTTACGTCAGCCGGGTGCTGAGCGCCATG ATCAACAGCAACGATGACCAAGGAGTCCTGCTGGGCAACTGGAGCGAAGACTACTCTGGCGGAGTCCGTCCGACCGAGTGGAGCAGCAGCCTGCCCATCCTCCGGCAGTGGTCCCGCTCCGGGGGCCAGCCGGTCCGCTACGGGCAGTGCTGGGTCTTTGCAGCTGTGATGTGCACAg TGATGCGGTGCCTGGGGATCCCCACCCGCGTGGTGACTAATTTCAACTCGGGGCATGACACGGATGGGAACTTGGTCATCGACGTCTTCTATGACAAGACGGGTAGACTCCTGCCCGGCAAAAACAAGGATAGCATCTG GAACTTCCACGTGTGGGACGAGTGCTGGATGGCTCGGAGAGACCTACCCGTGGGGTACAGTGGCTGGCAAGTCTTGGATGCAACCCCCCAGGAGCGCAGCAATG GGGTGTACTGCTGCGGTCCTGCCCCTGTCACAGCTATCCGGGAAGGAGACGTGCAGCACCCCTATGATGCCCCCTTTGTGTTCTCAATGGTGAATGCGGATCGGGCCGCTTGGCTGCTTTCTGGGACGCGGAAGGAGAAACTGCATTGGGATGAAAACTCCATTGGGATCCACATCAGCACTAAAAGCGTTGGGAGTCAGGACCGGGAGGACATCACCAGTGCCTACAAACATGGGGAAG GCTCTGCGGAGGAGCGCCAGGCCTTCCGGAAGGCTCTTGCTGCTCGGTTTGGAGCAGAAGCTAAGCCTGCAGCCTCCGGGGTGCCCGCCCCCTTTCCTACGCCAGCAGATGGCAGGAGCACGTCCACGCCGCCAGCAGAGGCCCCGCTCTCCCTCCAGCTCCAGCTGGTGGAGACGGCCGAGATTGGGCAGGATCTCCACCTGATGCTGGTGGCCCAGAACCTGCAAGTGGCTCACCAGGAGGTCAAGCTGAGCCTCAGCGCCCAGCCTGTGCTGCATAATGGAACGCCCCGGCCCCCCTTCTGGCAGGATACCCACTACCTGTCCTTCCTCCCCAAAGAAG AGAAGCGCCTCTCCTGGCGCATTGCCTACGGGCAGTACGGCCAGCACCTGGAGGAGGACCAGCAGGTCCAGGTGGTTGCCCTGGTGGAAGAGAAAGCTTCCTTGCAGAAGATCCTGCTGGAGAAGACCATCACATTGGCCagccccaccctcaccctcagc GTTTTGGCACCAGTGGTGGTGAACCAGCCATTCCCGCTCCATGTGGAGTTCGTCAATCCCCTGCCCCAGCCGGCGAGCAGCTGCACCTTGGTCATGGAAGGCGGCGGGCTGGTGAAGGGCCAGGCCTCCATCGA GTTGGgctccctccaggcccaggaAAAGGGCAGCGTCAAGGTCCACCTAACACCCTACAAGAGTGGGCCACGGCAGCTGCACGTCACCCTCACAAGCAGCCACTTTCCCCCCATCAAGGGCTGGAAGCGGCTGGAGGTGGCCCCCCAGCCAGGAGGCAGCTAG